Proteins from a single region of Nitrospira sp.:
- a CDS encoding helix-turn-helix transcriptional regulator — protein sequence MKYQPTASDARIQSLVADVFGGLSREELLMALSLMHQILEADRERDMARIMTALSELRRETTGTKLTPRKTPNENRAGGTTSLRGNYSPRVVRYLFSCLTKIQTRLDVEPNHPHGPGNTCHLSPRELTVLLWMKEGKTNWEIAQILGLSERTVRFHVGGIFEKLDVTSRTQAVARALGAGLIAS from the coding sequence ATGAAGTACCAACCGACGGCCTCCGATGCACGTATTCAATCTCTTGTAGCGGACGTATTTGGCGGGCTCTCAAGAGAAGAACTGCTGATGGCCTTATCTCTCATGCACCAGATTCTTGAGGCGGACAGGGAAAGGGACATGGCGCGAATCATGACCGCGCTGTCCGAGCTGCGCCGCGAGACTACCGGCACCAAGCTTACACCGCGCAAGACTCCGAACGAAAACCGTGCGGGTGGAACGACGTCACTGCGGGGAAATTATTCTCCCCGTGTTGTGCGCTACCTCTTTTCCTGCCTTACGAAAATTCAAACCAGACTCGACGTTGAACCGAACCATCCTCACGGTCCCGGCAACACCTGCCACCTGTCTCCCAGGGAACTCACCGTCCTACTGTGGATGAAGGAAGGAAAAACCAATTGGGAGATCGCACAGATCTTGGGTCTCAGTGAGCGAACCGTTCGCTTTCACGTAGGCGGGATCTTCGAGAAGCTCGACGTGACGTCCCGCACACAGGCAGTAGCACGGGCATTAGGGGCAGGGCTGATCGCCTCCTGA
- a CDS encoding cytochrome P450, producing MSTIQITADQLSTPDVIANPYPWYHELREQSPLNYEFLPAGAVSGMNEPVRAWALMRYADVYGALRNHETFASNHSLAGKVVPRLALIHDDPPRHTRFRHLVNKAFTLKRIEALKPWITTVVNELVDEMATSQETEFMQAYAIPLPVKVIARMLGIPGEDYVRFKLWSDTFLAFSSMTPGERAKSNQEMMAYFGQMAAARRTQAAEDLITALVEANVDGESLADAEIIGFCMLALIAGNETTTNLIGNMLGILVDRPDLWQQLQADRSLVDRVIEETLRIESPFQRLSRITTCDTALSGVAIPQGSLVTIYYGAANRDPAEFPNPDEFRLDRDLRNHVAFGMGIHYCLGAPLARAEASITLNTLLDRFPVIERGREPALRQTTSLMVYGYQQLPLNLRASK from the coding sequence ATGAGCACGATACAAATCACCGCAGACCAACTGTCCACGCCGGACGTGATCGCCAATCCTTATCCCTGGTATCACGAGCTGCGCGAGCAATCGCCCCTGAACTATGAGTTTCTTCCAGCCGGAGCCGTCTCCGGCATGAATGAACCCGTGCGGGCCTGGGCCTTGATGAGGTATGCCGACGTGTACGGAGCCCTACGGAACCATGAAACCTTCGCATCGAATCATTCGCTCGCGGGAAAAGTCGTTCCCCGCCTCGCGCTTATTCATGACGATCCTCCGCGCCACACTCGTTTTCGTCACTTGGTCAACAAGGCGTTCACGCTCAAGCGGATTGAGGCGCTGAAACCATGGATCACGACCGTGGTGAATGAGTTGGTCGACGAGATGGCGACCTCGCAAGAAACCGAGTTCATGCAGGCCTATGCGATTCCTTTGCCTGTGAAAGTGATCGCGCGAATGCTCGGCATTCCAGGAGAGGACTACGTCAGGTTCAAACTTTGGAGCGACACGTTCCTCGCCTTCAGCTCAATGACCCCCGGAGAGCGCGCAAAGAGCAACCAGGAAATGATGGCGTATTTCGGCCAAATGGCGGCCGCTCGACGAACACAGGCTGCGGAAGACCTCATTACCGCCCTGGTTGAAGCGAATGTCGACGGGGAGTCCCTTGCAGACGCTGAGATCATCGGCTTTTGCATGCTGGCCCTGATCGCCGGCAATGAAACAACCACCAATCTGATCGGAAACATGCTCGGCATCCTAGTTGACCGCCCTGACCTCTGGCAGCAACTGCAAGCAGATCGAAGCCTGGTTGATAGAGTGATTGAAGAAACCCTCCGAATCGAAAGTCCATTCCAGCGGCTTTCCCGCATTACGACGTGCGACACAGCGCTCTCCGGCGTTGCGATTCCACAAGGGTCCCTCGTGACCATCTACTACGGCGCAGCGAACCGGGATCCCGCCGAGTTCCCCAATCCTGATGAATTCAGACTGGACCGAGATTTGCGCAATCACGTCGCCTTCGGAATGGGGATCCACTACTGCCTGGGAGCGCCTCTCGCCCGAGCCGAAGCCTCCATTACGCTCAATACGCTCCTTGATCGCTTCCCTGTGATCGAACGAGGCCGCGAGCCGGCCCTTCGCCAAACCACAAGCCTGATGGTGTACGGCTACCAACAATTGCCGCTCAATCTCAGAGCGTCGAAATAG
- a CDS encoding beta-ketoacyl-[acyl-carrier-protein] synthase family protein, giving the protein MTHRRRVVITGLGIVSPLGCDLGMFWHLLSRGESGIKPITSFDTSPFNASLAGEITDFDPTDFIHPKKARRMGRVSQFAVASALMAGRDAALDLDQEDRDRVGVCFGTSVGGLKEAFEAHDSMLAKQYKHTNPFTMTTTFPNAVSAEVSIALGTHGECETYSIGCSSTANAIGRAYDLIQGHDVDIVIAGGAEAPLHPTIFSAMDAGRTLAPDQGGTIRNLPRPFDQTRCGIVLGEGAGCLILEEAEHAERRGARIYAELEGWAFTTDAYSMARPEETGKEHRRSIERAIAAAHWFPEEVDYINACGLGTVELDLIETLAIKAAMGSQAYRVPISSFKSALGHAFAASGAFQLIGTVLALQHQFIPPTLHLTQPDPQCDLDYVACVGRSRTMQRALVNSFGFGGKNIVIAVSGVDVAASQDRLIHGGVGALYHEPIAAPALAKSPSTDLIQ; this is encoded by the coding sequence ATGACACATCGTCGCCGTGTCGTTATTACCGGATTAGGGATCGTTTCGCCGCTGGGCTGCGATCTGGGCATGTTTTGGCACCTGTTGAGCCGTGGCGAAAGCGGGATCAAGCCCATCACCAGCTTTGACACCTCTCCCTTCAACGCCTCGCTCGCCGGCGAGATCACGGATTTCGATCCGACCGATTTCATTCACCCCAAAAAAGCCCGGCGGATGGGTCGGGTTTCGCAATTTGCCGTGGCATCGGCGCTGATGGCCGGTCGAGATGCCGCACTCGACCTGGACCAGGAGGACCGGGATCGTGTGGGGGTCTGCTTCGGCACATCGGTGGGCGGATTGAAGGAAGCCTTTGAAGCGCACGATTCGATGCTCGCAAAGCAATACAAACATACAAATCCATTCACAATGACCACCACGTTCCCTAATGCCGTGTCGGCGGAAGTCTCCATCGCCTTGGGGACCCATGGTGAATGCGAAACCTACTCCATCGGCTGCTCCTCCACGGCCAACGCCATCGGGCGCGCGTACGATTTGATTCAGGGCCATGATGTCGACATCGTCATCGCCGGCGGAGCCGAAGCCCCGCTGCATCCCACCATCTTCTCGGCCATGGATGCAGGCCGAACTCTGGCGCCGGACCAGGGCGGAACCATCCGCAACCTTCCCCGGCCCTTTGACCAAACACGCTGCGGGATTGTCTTGGGAGAGGGCGCCGGATGCCTCATTCTTGAGGAGGCAGAGCATGCCGAGCGGCGCGGCGCACGGATCTACGCCGAGCTGGAAGGCTGGGCATTTACCACGGACGCCTACTCCATGGCTCGTCCCGAAGAAACCGGCAAAGAACATCGCCGCTCGATCGAGCGCGCGATCGCAGCGGCCCATTGGTTTCCGGAAGAGGTGGACTACATCAACGCCTGCGGACTGGGAACCGTTGAATTGGATCTGATTGAAACCTTGGCGATCAAAGCTGCGATGGGCTCCCAGGCCTATCGCGTCCCGATCAGTTCCTTTAAATCAGCCCTTGGGCATGCGTTTGCAGCAAGCGGAGCCTTTCAACTCATCGGGACCGTTCTGGCGCTGCAACATCAATTCATCCCTCCGACGCTACACCTGACCCAGCCGGATCCTCAATGCGACCTGGACTACGTGGCCTGCGTGGGACGGTCCCGCACGATGCAGCGGGCCTTGGTTAATAGTTTCGGCTTCGGCGGCAAGAACATCGTCATTGCCGTATCGGGAGTCGACGTCGCCGCGTCCCAAGACAGACTGATCCATGGCGGTGTCGGCGCGCTCTACCACGAGCCGATTGCGGCGCCGGCGTTGGCGAAATCTCCGAGCACGGATCTGATTCAGTGA
- a CDS encoding LuxR C-terminal-related transcriptional regulator, translating to MAEREQQTEHKGGAVIFRGPESLQYPSRKEFQHLAEIMYQVRGVQNRDQLPNLASAVSPLIPHEFAACGSYNTQKRALHVAYTSFNKELNGLYVSQGYVTDPSIQLLDRTQIGTVSSEDSPELTIPREVTNLKLDFGVKTCLSVGVRGVLGACTYFALSNFDQRQIWKLRSMMQILAPHFHLAYMRATTWAQGTHSSAKRIDLTAREEEIMRWVAEGKTNWEISMILKVSLNTIKFHLKNIYQKLGGVENRWSAVAQWQYASTEIQFPDSPDNKT from the coding sequence TTGGCGGAGAGAGAGCAGCAGACAGAGCATAAAGGTGGTGCAGTGATTTTTCGCGGCCCGGAAAGCCTTCAATACCCGTCCCGGAAAGAATTTCAGCATCTGGCCGAAATCATGTATCAGGTCAGAGGGGTGCAGAATCGCGACCAACTGCCAAACCTCGCCTCCGCGGTGTCCCCGTTGATTCCACACGAGTTTGCTGCGTGCGGTTCGTATAACACTCAGAAGCGTGCCCTGCACGTCGCCTACACATCTTTTAACAAAGAACTCAACGGGCTATACGTCTCGCAAGGTTATGTCACAGACCCCTCTATCCAACTGCTCGATCGTACCCAGATTGGAACTGTTTCAAGTGAAGACTCCCCGGAGCTCACCATTCCAAGAGAAGTCACAAATCTGAAGCTTGATTTCGGAGTCAAGACCTGCCTTTCGGTTGGCGTCCGTGGAGTCCTTGGCGCCTGTACATACTTTGCGCTCAGCAATTTCGACCAACGCCAGATCTGGAAGCTTCGGAGCATGATGCAGATTCTGGCGCCGCATTTTCATCTGGCCTATATGAGAGCGACGACATGGGCTCAGGGAACTCATTCATCGGCCAAGCGAATAGATCTGACCGCGCGAGAAGAAGAGATTATGCGTTGGGTTGCGGAAGGCAAGACCAACTGGGAAATATCCATGATCCTGAAAGTGAGTCTGAACACCATTAAGTTTCACCTCAAGAACATCTATCAGAAACTCGGAGGAGTGGAAAACCGCTGGTCGGCAGTCGCGCAATGGCAATATGCGTCCACAGAAATCCAGTTCCCCGACTCACCTGATAACAAGACCTAG